From the genome of Streptococcus lutetiensis, one region includes:
- a CDS encoding ECF transporter S component, giving the protein MKNLTTRQLVELSFYSALIFISVQFLRIPLGAQFVHFGNALVVIAVLLFGSRIAALVASIGLGLFDVLNGYAAEVWITILESLIVCLVLHFVFEKLLHSDTKTRNVIIVGVVAAITKIISNLVKYTLINSLVGGLHLQVAFLTALVKIGGTFGSALVTIISVPILYPILKQFFIPEKSHTKAISE; this is encoded by the coding sequence ATGAAAAATCTTACCACACGTCAACTGGTTGAACTTAGTTTTTATTCAGCATTAATCTTTATCAGTGTTCAGTTTTTACGTATTCCGCTGGGTGCTCAGTTTGTTCATTTTGGTAATGCCTTGGTTGTAATAGCGGTTCTACTATTTGGTTCAAGAATTGCAGCACTTGTTGCATCTATCGGGCTAGGCTTGTTCGATGTGCTTAATGGCTATGCTGCGGAAGTTTGGATTACGATTTTAGAATCATTAATTGTTTGTTTAGTTCTTCATTTTGTTTTTGAAAAACTTTTGCATTCTGATACCAAAACACGCAATGTGATCATTGTTGGGGTCGTAGCTGCCATTACAAAAATCATTAGTAATCTTGTGAAATATACTTTGATTAATAGTCTTGTGGGTGGTCTTCATTTGCAAGTAGCTTTTTTGACAGCTTTGGTTAAAATCGGTGGAACATTTGGTTCAGCGCTCGTCACAATCATCTCTGTACCAATTTTATACCCAATCTTAAAACAATTCTTCATTCCAGAAAAAAGTCATACTAAAGCGATTTCTGAATAA
- a CDS encoding pyridoxamine kinase — MNQITRSVIVANDVVGVGKVALSSALPVLSNCQIEVIPMPTVLLSSHTGGFDKIAITDLTQATQGFIKQWETLDFPCHGLITGYFKNQIQLEDLAKFASEHNLPRFVDPIMADNGRLYAGYEQDFVKAMREFCTKSDVIMPNLTEACLLADYPYLGETYDKTDIEQLCERLSHLHNKHIILTGVSFEDDNVGLAHYDSKSGEITYHFSKAYPYHFFGTGDLVTAVLGAGYFHDLSLDDVAKVALNFIDKTLQRTLSLNRDLRFGLSYEPYLADLALQFKQLMEEKA, encoded by the coding sequence ATGAATCAAATTACACGTTCTGTGATTGTTGCCAACGATGTTGTTGGGGTTGGAAAAGTGGCATTATCAAGCGCTTTGCCCGTTTTATCAAATTGTCAAATCGAAGTTATTCCTATGCCGACAGTCTTGCTATCATCTCATACGGGGGGATTTGATAAGATTGCTATTACAGATTTAACTCAAGCAACACAAGGCTTTATCAAGCAATGGGAGACGCTTGATTTTCCATGTCATGGTTTGATTACAGGATATTTTAAGAATCAAATACAATTAGAAGATTTAGCTAAATTTGCTAGTGAGCATAATTTACCACGCTTTGTTGATCCTATTATGGCTGATAATGGTCGTCTGTATGCTGGATACGAGCAAGATTTTGTCAAAGCCATGCGTGAGTTTTGTACAAAGTCTGATGTGATTATGCCGAATTTAACAGAAGCTTGCCTTTTGGCTGATTATCCTTATCTTGGTGAAACTTATGATAAAACTGATATTGAGCAACTCTGTGAGCGTTTATCCCATCTTCATAATAAACACATTATCTTAACCGGAGTTTCTTTTGAAGATGATAATGTTGGATTAGCGCATTATGATAGCAAGAGTGGAGAAATCACTTATCATTTTTCGAAAGCCTATCCATATCATTTCTTTGGAACAGGGGATTTAGTAACGGCAGTTCTTGGGGCTGGTTATTTTCACGACTTAAGTCTAGATGATGTTGCCAAAGTTGCTCTAAACTTTATCGATAAGACCTTACAAAGGACTTTGTCATTAAATCGAGATTTGCGATTCGGCCTATCGTACGAGCCTTATCTGGCTGACTTAGCTTTACAATTCAAACAATTAATGGAGGAAAAAGCATGA
- a CDS encoding aminotransferase-like domain-containing protein, whose translation MTSKYQEIITTIIDQIENGKLQKGERIPSIRRLSQKFHCSKDTVQRALLELKFKNYIYAVEKSGYFVLEGKSQKETPLNLSLSDYNNMAYEDFTTCLTETLVNRENYLFNYYYQQEGLQELIDSLQNYLEKSAIYAKKEDILVTSGTQQALYILSQVPFPNHKKTILLEQPTYHRMNDLVASLKLPYQTIERDFEGIDLARLEELFKTGDIKFFYSISRFSNPLGLSYSTSEKQKIVKLAECYDVYIIEDDYMGDFAKSTDLPLHYYDTSGHVIYLKSFSMTIFPALRLGTIILPPVLTKAFLDHKKMIDYDTNLIMQKALSLYLDSGLFEKNLNYLKQVFQKQSQKIDTVLADFPRIQHFSSSLQGLVVELPEDQHLGDLKFTDKINYLEDNYLSLTEKRFIKLSNNQDVFSILTMISER comes from the coding sequence ATGACTAGTAAATATCAAGAAATCATAACAACTATCATCGACCAGATTGAAAATGGTAAATTGCAAAAAGGTGAACGTATTCCATCCATTCGCCGTCTAAGCCAAAAATTTCACTGCAGTAAAGACACCGTTCAACGGGCTTTGCTAGAATTAAAGTTTAAAAACTACATTTATGCTGTTGAAAAAAGTGGTTATTTTGTCCTTGAAGGAAAAAGCCAAAAGGAAACACCGCTGAATCTCAGTTTATCTGACTATAACAACATGGCTTATGAAGACTTTACAACGTGCTTAACAGAAACCCTTGTGAATCGTGAGAACTACCTCTTTAACTACTACTATCAGCAAGAAGGACTACAAGAATTAATCGATTCCTTGCAAAATTATCTTGAAAAGAGCGCCATTTACGCCAAAAAAGAAGATATTTTGGTTACTTCAGGGACCCAACAAGCCCTTTACATCCTTTCGCAGGTGCCTTTTCCAAATCACAAGAAGACGATTCTTTTGGAACAGCCTACCTACCATCGAATGAATGATTTGGTTGCTTCTCTAAAGCTGCCTTATCAGACCATTGAACGTGATTTTGAAGGCATTGATTTAGCAAGATTAGAAGAATTGTTTAAGACTGGGGATATCAAGTTTTTCTATTCTATTTCACGCTTTTCAAATCCCCTTGGTTTATCGTATTCGACCAGTGAAAAGCAGAAAATTGTTAAATTGGCTGAATGTTATGATGTCTACATCATCGAGGATGATTACATGGGAGATTTTGCAAAATCTACGGATTTGCCTCTCCATTATTACGACACTTCTGGTCACGTTATTTACCTTAAATCCTTTTCAATGACTATTTTTCCTGCTTTGCGTTTGGGGACCATTATCTTGCCACCAGTTTTAACCAAAGCTTTTCTTGACCATAAAAAAATGATTGACTACGACACCAACCTTATCATGCAAAAAGCGCTATCGCTTTATCTGGATAGTGGTTTGTTTGAAAAAAATCTAAATTACCTCAAGCAAGTTTTCCAAAAACAGAGCCAGAAAATTGATACCGTTCTTGCTGACTTTCCAAGGATTCAGCATTTCAGCAGCTCTCTTCAAGGATTGGTAGTTGAACTTCCTGAGGACCAACACTTAGGTGACCTAAAATTCACTGATAAAATCAACTATCTGGAGGATAACTACCTTTCTTTGACAGAAAAACGATTCATTAAGCTTTCAAATAATCAGGATGTTTTCAGTATTTTAACAATGATAAGTGAGCGATAA
- the dapA gene encoding 4-hydroxy-tetrahydrodipicolinate synthase, with protein sequence MSIEDLRDVKIITAMITPFNEDGSINFDALPKLIEHLLAHHTDALLLAGTTAESPTLTHDEELELFAAVQKIVKGRVPLIAGVGTNDTRDSIEFACEVAAFGGFAAGLAIVPYYNKPSQEGMYQHFKAIADASDLPIIIYNIPGRVVVEMTPETMLRLAEHPNIIGVKECTSLANMAYLIEHKPDNFLIYTGEDGDAFHAMNLGADGVISVASHVNGDEMHEMLTAIENSDIKKAAAIQRQFIPKVNALFSYPSPAPVKAVLNYLGFETGPLRLPLVCCPPEDAKRIIDVVIDGDVEATKETVKGVLRPDY encoded by the coding sequence ATTTAAGAGATGTTAAAATCATCACCGCAATGATTACTCCATTTAACGAAGACGGTTCAATTAACTTTGATGCGCTACCAAAATTAATTGAACATTTGCTTGCACATCACACAGACGCTCTTTTGCTTGCTGGAACAACTGCTGAAAGTCCAACATTAACACACGATGAAGAATTGGAACTTTTTGCTGCAGTGCAAAAGATTGTTAAAGGTCGTGTGCCATTAATTGCTGGTGTTGGTACCAATGATACCCGCGATTCTATCGAATTTGCGTGTGAAGTTGCTGCATTTGGTGGTTTCGCTGCTGGTCTTGCCATCGTTCCATACTACAACAAACCATCACAAGAAGGCATGTATCAACACTTTAAAGCTATTGCTGATGCTAGTGACCTTCCAATCATTATTTACAACATACCTGGACGCGTTGTTGTTGAAATGACGCCAGAAACAATGTTACGTTTGGCAGAGCACCCAAATATCATCGGTGTTAAAGAATGTACGAGTCTTGCTAACATGGCTTATCTTATCGAACACAAACCAGATAATTTCTTGATTTATACTGGTGAAGATGGCGATGCTTTCCACGCTATGAATTTAGGTGCTGATGGGGTAATTTCTGTTGCTTCTCATGTTAACGGTGATGAAATGCACGAAATGCTAACAGCTATCGAAAACAGCGATATCAAGAAAGCTGCAGCTATCCAACGTCAATTCATTCCAAAAGTTAATGCTTTATTCTCATATCCAAGTCCAGCACCGGTTAAAGCCGTGCTTAATTATCTTGGATTTGAAACTGGACCATTACGTTTGCCTTTGGTTTGCTGTCCACCAGAAGATGCTAAACGAATCATCGATGTTGTTATCGATGGAGATGTGGAAGCAACAAAAGAAACCGTCAAAGGTGTTTTGCGTCCTGATTATTAA